A segment of the Prochlorococcus marinus str. SB genome:
TGGTTGCAATTTTTAGGATATTTTTTCTCTTTTTTGTTTTGTATAGTAATCCTTTTTTCCAAAAAAAGAGATCGTTCTATAAAACAATCTATTTGTTGGATATTACTTACTTTATTTTGTTTTTATGCTGCTGGTGAAGAAATTAGTTGGGCTGAGAGAATCACTTCTATTGGATTAGATACTATAAGGGAAATCAATGTCCAAGGGGAAACAAACTTACATAATCTCAAAGGCTTGAATAACTATCTGCATTTTTCATTCATATCTACTGGAATTTTATTCGGGTGGATGGGATGGAAAATCTGGCCTGATATAGAAGCTTTGCCTAGTAAAAAGTTTTCACTTTTCTTTTTAATCGTTGCTGCATTCTATTCTTATTTTGATTTGTCCTGGATAACTCTTGGCGAAAGGATAAGAAATGATCAGGAAGCTATTGAATTTTTAATGTCAAGCGGCATTTTTTTACATTGCTATTGTTTTGTGAAAGAAAAAATTATTAGGTGATCATTTTGGCTTTTTCTAAAAGTTGGAGAAGTCATGCTTTAGTATGTAGAGTTAGGGCCTAAAATAAATTCAAAAATTGGTAACAGAAAGGCAACGCTATAACTTCTTGGGATTATTCAAATAATAATCTCATACATTATCGTTAATAAAGTAGTTATTTATAACTCAATTCTTAAAACTGTTATTAATATATTTTCAATAATTTTTTTTCTTGCTACTAATAAAAAGCCAATACAAAATTAAAGAAATGCTTTACGTTCAGCACTGGTCATTTAAGACAGGATATCATCAAAAAGGTGCGGAAAAATTTCTTGGAGGAGGAGGAGATTATCCTGGAGTCGAGATGATTGGAAGATATCATGCCCCAGGATCTCTAGAAGGGTGGATAGTCTTAAAGACAGATAATCCAAAAGCAATATATCAGCATGCAGCTGAATGGGGTGAATTCCTTAATTGGGAGACCACACCTGTATTTACTGATGAAGAAGCTGGTCCAATAGTCGCCAAAGTCTACTCATAGTTAGAGATTAAAATTCAATTTACAATAAGGAGGCAATTAGTTACCTTTTTTATGAACACACTCATTATTTCAACTTTTAGCTGCACATTTGAAGAATTCAAATCTGACGTTTCTGGATTTATAAAAGCAATGGGTCAAGAAGTAGTTTCAGAATATGAATTCGTACAAGCTGGCGAGCATAAATCTCATTTAATAATGAACGTCCTAGATATGGAAGCACTTGAAGCTGAAATGACTTCAGATGCAGCTAAAGAGTGGGACAAAAAAAATAATTGTAATGATACCGTTTATGCAATTGAGCTTGTTGAAAAAAAGTAAAACTCTTACTAATTCCACTATCCGAAATTCACATTTTCTTGAAATAAACCAAATAAGTTATTACCAACTATGGCAGCAATTATTAATACGAAGGCAACTATAGCGAAAAGAGCACTAACGTCTTTTATGTCATAAGGTGCTTTAAATAAGGGTTTCTGGTCTGCCATGATTATCAAATCTATAAATGCAATTAGATCATATTATTTTAATGCGTGTGAGAAGTATTAAGTTATTTTTAGTCTAAGATTGGACAATAAAAAAGCCACTGCAAGTGGCTTTTTCTATTTATTGGTCCAATAAACTAGCTTGTATAGGCTTTGCCTCTGTAAGTTAGTTCATTATGCTGCTTCTTAGCTGCTTCTTTGTTCTGGACGTACTTTTGTCCTCTGTAAATTAGAGTCATTTTTTAAGCTCCGGTTTCGCTTAAGTCCCCGTTCCATGGCTTAAGTCGATTTGCGGCTTGCTAAACGCAAGTTGAACGTTTTGGTAGCGGTTGCTACAAATTTATAATAACATTCAAGAAAATTATTTGTCTAGGTCTTTAAAAAATAAACTTAATACATTAATGGTAGATAAGGTTTCTGCTATAAATATTTATACATTATCCTTGTGTAATTGCTTACAGGTTACATTTTGTTCGTTTTTGAGAAGTATTTTTTATTTAATGAACTTTTAAATGTAAAATTTTTAAGATTATAAAATTTGTTTTATGTTTTCTAGAAGCAAAAAACCTACAGTAAAAAAATCCGCAATAGTTGAAGAGACT
Coding sequences within it:
- a CDS encoding DUF3303 domain-containing protein — translated: MLYVQHWSFKTGYHQKGAEKFLGGGGDYPGVEMIGRYHAPGSLEGWIVLKTDNPKAIYQHAAEWGEFLNWETTPVFTDEEAGPIVAKVYS
- a CDS encoding DUF4278 domain-containing protein, whose product is MTLIYRGQKYVQNKEAAKKQHNELTYRGKAYTS